The Thunnus albacares chromosome 13, fThuAlb1.1, whole genome shotgun sequence genome segment GAACCTTTACTGTGTTGTGATCATTACCTTTTCATCTGTTTGATGAAACATTGAGTTGAGACTGTCTATTCATTAAGTGTCATTAAGTTTTACTGCAGGTGACACTGTGTGATACATTTAAACTCTGAAATTATAAGCACTTTTCCTGATGCCTGAATAGTAACTTATTTAATGGTTTTGATATACATGTCTTTTACAGAACTGTACAGCCTTGGATGGAGAACGTAACACTGGTAACGCCTCTGAAACAACCTATTGTGTTCGAGTTGGAGGGCTTCTTTGTACCACCAGGCTACAGCTCTTTGCTGTTCTTCCTGGCTCTGTTTAACTACATGGTGGTACTGTTGGGGAATGGTGTGGTGTTGTGTGTCATTGTCATAGATAAGAACCTGCATAGACCCATGTTCCTACTGGTTTGTAACCTGGTAGTCTGTGACCTGCTGGGGGCCACAGCGGTGTTGCCTCGCCTCATGATGCACTTCTTGACCGGGCAGAAGAGGATCCCCTACATCCTCGCCATCGCCCAGGCCTTCTGTGTGCACACCTATGGTGTTGCAGTGCAGACTATTTTGGGTGCGATGGCTTATGACAGGTATAGAAAGGCACCAGTACTTAAACCAACTAAAGCTTTCTTTAATCTTTCCTCATGTTTATACTAGCCATCTAAAGATCACTTCCTAATGCACTGTGAGTTTAAataagcaaaaatgtattaaaatgatatgatgtgtatatatacgaggcttcagtcatccaaattagCCAAATCAAGTgtatatctttcaaagttagtcatttttgttgtttgttactATCTGTCCACTCCTGCTCTAACAGGAAAAACtcaagagaaacacaaagagataaTTTCATCCCAAAAACCCTGTAACTTTGGAAAATATACACTtaatttgactaactcagactgctgaagcagataaatgtttgaatacatttttacacaaaaagtgCATTagaaagggatcttttaatggtaaGTATGAACATgggaaatgattacagcaagaaaaaccttgTCCAATGTACATATGGACAccagattgttgttttaagacttggAAAAGGTGAACCTATCCTTTCAGAGAATTAATCACAGATCGAAGCTATACTTTTACTGTTATGCATGAATAGTACAGTTTCTGTTTCCAAATGCTCAGTTTAAAGGAGAATTCAGATGTCTACTGTCATGTCATACTAGATGTTTTTTGATGCTGTTGGTTTGTTACCTTGAAATGAGCTGTGAAAGGTTTTCATTGTGCAGCAGGAGGAGAGGTTTAGATCAAGTCTATACTTTAGTTTCTGAGAAGTTAGGATTTTCCTGGCCAACTATATGACACATCTTGAgattttgtaaaatgaaacttgAGTTGAAAcaattaacttttatttataagTTGTCTTTTATcctaaataattaatttatatttttagtctttgcataaaaacagttttctgtgTATCCCTTTCCTTTTGTAAAGCCTTCCTCCACCAGTCTGGCAACCTTCTTTGTTGATTTTGCAtccattattttaaaaagtgtaattaggtttatatgtttgtgtgtgaaagaaaccttaaatttaattaataatgCATAAATGCTGCTCTCCCTTTGCAGGTACATTGCTGTGTGTGAACCGCTCAGGTATCACGCCATCATGACATCAGCTCGACTGCACTTCTGCTGCGCCCTGGCCTGGCTCATCGCTCTGCTGTGTATTGCTGTACTTTTTGCCttccacatgaacacacagctgtgtggcAACATCATCCGGCACGTCTACTGCAGCAACCGCTCAATCCTGAACCTGGCCTGCAGTCCCACCCTCTCAAATAACATCTATGGTTAGTACATTGGTGAGAATAAAGCTACAGATCATGTGATGAGACCATTTAAACAGAGTCACAGTATAGTCTTGGTTCATGTTCAAGGGTAGTTTTTAACAGAACAAATTGCCATTTGTGAGCAGTAGTTCTGTAAGGTCAGCTGAGTGtataataaaacacatatatttaatatttaatcgTTTAAATGAGAGGTCCTTGCAGCAATAACTGTCCTGTTACTAGAGGACAAAATGAGTTAAATGGTTTACATGATACTTGTTAATTgtgattttctaaaatgtttttctagGTCTGTCCATGACCTGGTCCTTGAGTACAGGCGTCTTCCTCATCATTGCTTTTTCCTACATCAGAATCCTGCATGCTTCCGTTAAACAAGGCCGATCTGACAGTGGCGCTCGAAGCAAGGCCTTTCAGACATGCGCACCGCACCTTGTTGTGTATCTGCTCTTTGAAATTGCTTCAGTGATCATAATTGTGAGTCACCGGTTCCCCTCACTCTCCCAAAACATCAAGAAGTTCTTTAGCATCCTATTTGTCATCATTCCACCAGCCATCAACCCCATCATCTACGGACTGGTCAGTAAAGAGTTACGTGGCAGCATCATCAAGCATTTTACCAGTCAAGCCTGTCGCAAAAAATGAGAGGGGTCAACTTTTTCAGATCATTATATTCTATTTATATATTCTatattcattatatatataGTGTAGAATTTTTAAAGCCTGTTTTCAATAACTTAGTACATCCCCTTGTGGTCTGAGGTGCATACCATATAATCACTGTGTTCTGGTTCAGGacctttgctgcatgtcatccccctttctctctgccCTCATCTGTCTGTATCTACTTTCAActatatgaaaaataaatattagtgcaatatctttgttttcatttgtcagcctgatattaaatacaaataatgagGGATGGAAAGACTACTGCagagtgaagaaaaaagaagaaaaaaatatttctcattCCAGTTGTCTAACAGTTGACAACGTACTTGGAAAGTTACCAATTCTCCAACTTTTTCAAGGTTTCACCTCCTACTGTTCTGAATCACATCTTCAAACTAGCATAATGCAAGCTCTCCACCAGCAtggcagaaagcaagaagaCTAAGACAAAAGCAAGCAGCAGCCcaaaagaaacagcattgagTCTCAGATAAGATactgttttaaagtttctgTCTGTCCACCCAGAGGGTACATCCTAGCTAATCCCAGGGGTTGCAGAGTTCTGGGAGGGCAGAGTCAGTCCCCTCCTGTCCACAGACAGGCAGGTACAGTTCCTGAATAGGGTTACTCcattaatcaaagtatttacaatttaacaattgcaTGATTCCTAATTTTGCAATTTCGATAGTAGCTTTAGCATTCTGAAggtgaaacaagcagaatggtACAAACATGATAGTGTTATCATGGATGATGGGATTATTTTAGTGGTACATTTCTTGGCTTaaaggcagtggaa includes the following:
- the LOC122995979 gene encoding olfactory receptor 2K2-like → MENVTLVTPLKQPIVFELEGFFVPPGYSSLLFFLALFNYMVVLLGNGVVLCVIVIDKNLHRPMFLLVCNLVVCDLLGATAVLPRLMMHFLTGQKRIPYILAIAQAFCVHTYGVAVQTILGAMAYDRYIAVCEPLRYHAIMTSARLHFCCALAWLIALLCIAVLFAFHMNTQLCGNIIRHVYCSNRSILNLACSPTLSNNIYGLSMTWSLSTGVFLIIAFSYIRILHASVKQGRSDSGARSKAFQTCAPHLVVYLLFEIASVIIIVSHRFPSLSQNIKKFFSILFVIIPPAINPIIYGLVSKELRGSIIKHFTSQACRKK